The Ovis canadensis isolate MfBH-ARS-UI-01 breed Bighorn chromosome 13, ARS-UI_OviCan_v2, whole genome shotgun sequence genome includes a region encoding these proteins:
- the LOC138417425 gene encoding heat shock 70 kDa protein 14 isoform X8: MKLNQESDFYPCSAQKSLSCSLSSLQGSLPSLVEKTWDQVLTLPLISFSDDPQSQKYITESKCLVIEKNGKLRYEIDTGEEKKFVSPEDVARLIFSKMKETAHSVLGSDANDVVITVPFDFGEKQKSALGEAARAAGFNVLRLIHEPSAALLAYGIGQDSPTGKSNILVFKLGGTSLSISVMEVNSGIYRVLSTNTDNNIGGTHFTETLAQYLASEFQRSFRHDVRGNARAMMKLMNGADTAKHSLSTLGSANCFLDSLYEGQDFDCNVSRARFELLCSPLFNKCIEAIREVLEQSGFTADDINKVVLCGGSSRIPRLQQMIRDLFPAVELLNSIPPDEVIPIGAAIEAGILIGKESLSVEDALQIECSAKDILVKGVDESGANSFKVLFPSGTPLPARRQHTLQAPGSISSVCLELYESEGKNSAKVENKFAQVVLQDLDKKESGLRDILAVLTMKRDGSLHVTCTDQETGKCEAITIEVAS; this comes from the exons CTCTGACGATCCTCAGTCTCAGAAATACATCACGGAAAGTAAATGTTTA GTCATTGAAAAAAATGGGAAGTTACGATATGAAATAGAtactggagaagaaaagaaatttgtcAGCCCAGAAGATGTTGCCAGACTGATATTTAGTAAAATGAAAG AAACGGCACATTCTGTCTTGGGTTCAGATGCCAATGATGTAGTCATTACTGTTCCATTTGATTttggagaaaagcaaaaaagtgCTCTTGG GGAAGCAGCCCGAGCTGCTGGGTTTAATGTTTTGCGGTTAATCCATGAACCATCTGCAGCTCTTTTGGCTTATGGAATTGGACAAGACTCCCCCACTGGAAAAAG CAACATTTTGGTGTTCAAACTTGGAGGAACATCCTTATCTATCAGTGTCATGGAAGTTAACAGTGGAATATATCGTGTTCTTTCAACAAACACTGATAATAACATTGGAGGTACCCACTTCACAGAAACCTTAGCACAGTACCTAGCCTCTGAGTTTCAGAG ATCCTTCAGACATGATGTGAGAGGAAATGCCCGCGCCATGATGAAGCTAATGAACGGTGCTGACACTGCAAAACATTCTTTGTCAACCTTGGGAAGCGCCAATTGCTTCCTTGACTCATTGTATGAAGGTCAGGATTTTGACTGCAACGTGTCCAG aGCAAGATTTGAACTTCTGtgttctccactttttaataaatgtatagaAGCAATCAGAGAAGTCTTAGAACAAAGTGGATTTACAGCAGATGATATCAACAAG gttGTCCTTTGTGGAGGGTCTTCTCGAATCCCAAGGCTACAGCAAATGATTAGAGATCTTTTCCCTGCTGTTGAGCTTCTCAATTCCATTCCTCCTGATGAGGTCATCCCTATTGGTGCAGCTATAGAAGCAGGAATCCTTATTGGGAAAGAAAGCCTTTCCGTGGAAGATGCTCTTCAGATAGAGTGTTCAGCCAAGGATATTTTAGTTAAG GGAGTTGATGAATCAGGAGCCAACAGCTTCAAAGTACTGTTTCCATCAGGGACTCCTTTGCCAGCTCGAAGACAACACACATTACAGGCTCCTGGAAGTATATCCTCAGTGTGTCTTGAACTCTATGAGTCTGAGGGGAAAAACTCTGCAAAAGTAGAAAACAAGTTTGCACAG GTTGTGCTCCAAGATTTAGATAAAAAAGAAAGTGGATTACGTGATATATTAGCTGTTCTTactatgaaaag GGATGGATCTTTACACGTGACGTGCACAgatcaagaaactggaaaatgtgAGGCAATTACTATAGAGGTAGCATCTTAG
- the LOC138417425 gene encoding heat shock 70 kDa protein 14 isoform X7: MKLNQESDFYPCSAQKSLSCSLSSLQGSLPSLVEKTWDQVLTLPLISFSDDPQSQKYITESKCLVIEKNGKLRYEIDTGEEKKFVSPEDVARLIFSKMKETAHSVLGSDANDVVITVPFDFGEKQKSALGEAARAAGFNVLRLIHEPSAALLAYGIGQDSPTGKSNILVFKLGGTSLSISVMEVNSGIYRVLSTNTDNNIGGTHFTETLAQYLASEFQRSFRHDVRGNARAMMKLMNGADTAKHSLSTLGSANCFLDSLYEGQDFDCNVSRARFELLCSPLFNKCIEAIREVLEQSGFTADDINKVVLCGGSSRIPRLQQMIRDLFPAVELLNSIPPDEVIPIGAAIEAGILIGKESLSVEDALQIECSAKDILVKGVDESGANSFKVLFPSGTPLPARRQHTLQAPGSISSVCLELYESEGKNSAKVENKFAQRRNKLFQFERGKRKRSTVVFLLLLFVLSTLLDNQVSGRGNDIYLFAKCQVCSTRQFTNIVPSAMR; this comes from the exons CTCTGACGATCCTCAGTCTCAGAAATACATCACGGAAAGTAAATGTTTA GTCATTGAAAAAAATGGGAAGTTACGATATGAAATAGAtactggagaagaaaagaaatttgtcAGCCCAGAAGATGTTGCCAGACTGATATTTAGTAAAATGAAAG AAACGGCACATTCTGTCTTGGGTTCAGATGCCAATGATGTAGTCATTACTGTTCCATTTGATTttggagaaaagcaaaaaagtgCTCTTGG GGAAGCAGCCCGAGCTGCTGGGTTTAATGTTTTGCGGTTAATCCATGAACCATCTGCAGCTCTTTTGGCTTATGGAATTGGACAAGACTCCCCCACTGGAAAAAG CAACATTTTGGTGTTCAAACTTGGAGGAACATCCTTATCTATCAGTGTCATGGAAGTTAACAGTGGAATATATCGTGTTCTTTCAACAAACACTGATAATAACATTGGAGGTACCCACTTCACAGAAACCTTAGCACAGTACCTAGCCTCTGAGTTTCAGAG ATCCTTCAGACATGATGTGAGAGGAAATGCCCGCGCCATGATGAAGCTAATGAACGGTGCTGACACTGCAAAACATTCTTTGTCAACCTTGGGAAGCGCCAATTGCTTCCTTGACTCATTGTATGAAGGTCAGGATTTTGACTGCAACGTGTCCAG aGCAAGATTTGAACTTCTGtgttctccactttttaataaatgtatagaAGCAATCAGAGAAGTCTTAGAACAAAGTGGATTTACAGCAGATGATATCAACAAG gttGTCCTTTGTGGAGGGTCTTCTCGAATCCCAAGGCTACAGCAAATGATTAGAGATCTTTTCCCTGCTGTTGAGCTTCTCAATTCCATTCCTCCTGATGAGGTCATCCCTATTGGTGCAGCTATAGAAGCAGGAATCCTTATTGGGAAAGAAAGCCTTTCCGTGGAAGATGCTCTTCAGATAGAGTGTTCAGCCAAGGATATTTTAGTTAAG GGAGTTGATGAATCAGGAGCCAACAGCTTCAAAGTACTGTTTCCATCAGGGACTCCTTTGCCAGCTCGAAGACAACACACATTACAGGCTCCTGGAAGTATATCCTCAGTGTGTCTTGAACTCTATGAGTCTGAGGGGAAAAACTCTGCAAAAGTAGAAAACAAGTTTGCACAG agaagaaacaagcTATTTCAGTTTGAAAGAGGAAAACGAAAACGAAGTACAGTTGTGTTTCTACTGCTTCTCTTTGTGCTCTCTACCCTCCTTGACAATCAGGTCAGTGGCAGGGGAAATGACATTTATTTGTTTGCTAAATGCCAAGTGTGCTCTACCAGGCAATTTACAAACATAGTCCCAAGTGCTATGAGATAG